One Serinicoccus chungangensis genomic window carries:
- the rplN gene encoding 50S ribosomal protein L14, with protein MIQQESRLRVADNTGAKELLCIRVLGGSGRRYAGIGDTIVATVKDAIPGGNVKKGDVVKAVIVRTRKERRRPDGSYIRFDENAAVILKNDGDPRGTRIFGPVGRELRDKRFMRIVSLAPEVI; from the coding sequence GTGATCCAGCAGGAGTCGCGACTGCGCGTCGCCGACAACACCGGTGCCAAGGAGCTCCTGTGCATCCGCGTGCTCGGCGGTTCCGGCCGCCGTTACGCGGGCATCGGGGACACCATCGTGGCGACCGTGAAGGACGCCATCCCCGGCGGCAACGTCAAGAAGGGCGATGTCGTCAAGGCGGTCATCGTCCGCACCCGCAAGGAGCGCCGTCGCCCCGACGGCAGCTACATCCGTTTCGACGAGAACGCCGCGGTCATCCTCAAGAACGACGGTGACCCCCGCGGTACCCGCATCTTCGGCCCGGTGGGCCGTGAGCTGCGCGACAAGCGATTCATGCGGATCGTCTCGCTCGCGCCGGAGGTGATCTGA
- the rplX gene encoding 50S ribosomal protein L24 — translation MAKMKIKKNDLVQVIAGKDKGLQGRVIAVHTDTNRVLVEGVNRITKHTRAGGQRGVNTGGIQVQEAPIHVSNVMVVDPETKKPTRIKTRVEQVDRDGRDKTVRTRVAVRSGKDL, via the coding sequence ATGGCGAAGATGAAGATCAAGAAGAACGACCTCGTGCAGGTCATCGCCGGCAAGGACAAGGGCCTGCAGGGCCGCGTCATCGCCGTGCACACCGACACCAACCGCGTGCTGGTCGAGGGCGTCAACCGCATCACCAAGCACACCCGTGCGGGTGGCCAGCGCGGCGTCAACACCGGCGGCATCCAGGTCCAGGAGGCCCCCATCCACGTGTCCAACGTGATGGTGGTCGACCCCGAGACCAAGAAGCCGACGCGGATCAAGACCCGCGTCGAGCAGGTGGACCGCGATGGCCGCGACAAGACGGTGCGCACCCGCGTGGCGGTGCGCTCGGGTAAGGACCTCTGA